From the genome of Aeromonas hydrophila subsp. hydrophila ATCC 7966:
GATGTGCACTCCTGCTGCCAGTGTCGGTAAAGGGCCTGAATATCGCCCGAACAGAGTAGCGGCATAGCCGCCTGCAGGTGCTGCAGCGGCCAGTCCCACCACTGCATCTCCTGCAGCATGGCAATCTGCTCCTCGCCGAAGCGACGTCGGATAGGCTGGGCCGGGTTGCCGCCGACTATGGTGTAAGGGGCCACATTCTTGGTCACCACGGCACGAGTGGCGATGACGGCACCATCACCGATGGTGATGCCGGGCATGATCATCGCTTCCGAGCCGATCCAGACGTCGTTGCCGATCCGGGTGTCTCCCTTGCGCAGAAAACCGTCCTGCACGCCGTCACCGAAGCGGGCAGCATCGAAGGGGAAGGTGGAAACCCAGTCCAGCCGGTGACCTTGGTTGCCCGCCAGCATGAAGGTGGCGCCGGAGGCGATGGAGCAGAACTTGCCGATGATCAGGCGGTCAACTTCCTTACCCCACTGGCCACTGTCCCAGGACTCCCGCATCGAACCATCGCCGAGCAGGTAGCGTACGCAATGATCCTCGAACGGCTTGCCGTGGTAGTAGCCGGAGTAATAGCTGTACTCCCCGGCCTCGATATTGGGGTTGGTCAGATGATCCCGTATGACCTGGGATTCCAGCCAGCTACCGAACGGATTTTCCATCACTGATCCTGCCATTCATCTTCTTCCTGTTGCGCGGCCCATCCTTTGCGCGTCAGCTGCATCTGCTGCCACCACTGCTCGTCCGCCAGGATTTCGCCGGCCGGGCCGAGCTGGGGGTAGGGCATCTCTTTCTCTTTGCAGAGCTGGGCATAGATGGGGTAGCCCCCCTCGAACAGTATGCTGTTCTGCTCCTCCAGGTCGAGCGGGCAGCCGCGCTGGTAGCAGCCGGCCAGTTCGCGCTGGCGCTGGGCCTCATAGAGGATGGCGGCGGCGGCCACCGAGACGTTGAGGGACTGCACCATGCCCACCATGGGGATGA
Proteins encoded in this window:
- a CDS encoding CatB-related O-acetyltransferase — its product is MENPFGSWLESQVIRDHLTNPNIEAGEYSYYSGYYHGKPFEDHCVRYLLGDGSMRESWDSGQWGKEVDRLIIGKFCSIASGATFMLAGNQGHRLDWVSTFPFDAARFGDGVQDGFLRKGDTRIGNDVWIGSEAMIMPGITIGDGAVIATRAVVTKNVAPYTIVGGNPAQPIRRRFGEEQIAMLQEMQWWDWPLQHLQAAMPLLCSGDIQALYRHWQQECTS